In one Deltaproteobacteria bacterium genomic region, the following are encoded:
- a CDS encoding aldehyde ferredoxin oxidoreductase — translation MFKMLRVNMTDLSVKAEDIPEVYEGLGGRGLTSAIVAREVEPTCSPIGPNNKLIFAPGLLGGTNCANSGRISVGAKSPLTGGIKEANSGGQAGQYLARLGIGAIVVEGLPQNGKLYKLWVGKDRYELSPADELKGLGNYAAVDKLKTEFGDKVGFVSIGQAGEWKLGGASVAFTDREVRPTRHAGRGGLGAVMGSKGLKAIIIDPSGGQVAPIIDKESFNQAAKRFAKALQEYPVTGQGLPTYGTDILINILNEAGGLPTRNFSAGRFDGADKVGGETLNRLTIERKGDPTHGCMSGCVIRCSGIFVDQKGDYVSKWPEYETVWAWGPNCGIDDLDAIARIDRACDDIGVDTIEMGNSVAVAMEGGLKNFGDAAGAEELIAEVGKGTPLGRILGAGAGVVGKTFGVRRVPVVKNQALPAYDPRAVKGVGVTFATSPMGADHTAGYAVATNIMNVGGQLDPLKSEGQAKLSKDLQIATAFIDTAGLCLFVAFPVLDVPDAFAAIVDMVNAKYGLSLTGDDIGALGQKVLKTEIDFNRRAGFTSADDRLPEFFKTEKLSPHNAVFDVSDEDLDSVLKFDSP, via the coding sequence ATGTTCAAGATGTTAAGAGTCAACATGACCGATCTTTCGGTCAAGGCGGAAGATATCCCGGAGGTATATGAGGGACTGGGCGGACGGGGGCTCACCTCTGCCATCGTGGCAAGAGAGGTGGAACCGACCTGCTCCCCCATCGGGCCCAACAACAAGTTGATCTTTGCCCCGGGCCTCTTGGGCGGCACCAATTGCGCCAATTCGGGCCGTATCTCAGTGGGCGCCAAGAGTCCCCTCACGGGCGGCATCAAGGAGGCCAATTCAGGGGGTCAGGCAGGCCAGTATCTTGCCCGGCTCGGTATCGGAGCAATCGTTGTAGAGGGTCTGCCGCAGAACGGAAAGCTCTATAAGCTCTGGGTGGGCAAGGACCGGTATGAGCTGTCTCCTGCAGACGAGCTAAAAGGTCTCGGGAACTATGCCGCCGTAGATAAACTGAAAACCGAATTCGGAGACAAAGTCGGATTTGTCAGTATCGGTCAGGCAGGCGAATGGAAACTGGGCGGAGCGAGCGTGGCCTTTACCGACAGAGAGGTCCGCCCCACCCGGCATGCCGGCCGGGGCGGCCTGGGCGCAGTCATGGGATCCAAGGGACTCAAGGCCATTATCATCGATCCGTCAGGGGGCCAAGTGGCGCCCATTATTGACAAGGAATCCTTCAATCAGGCGGCCAAACGCTTTGCCAAGGCGCTTCAGGAGTATCCGGTAACCGGTCAGGGCCTGCCGACCTACGGGACAGACATTCTCATCAATATCCTTAATGAGGCGGGGGGGCTTCCCACCCGAAACTTCAGCGCCGGGCGTTTTGATGGGGCCGACAAGGTGGGAGGAGAAACCCTGAACAGGCTCACCATAGAACGTAAGGGAGATCCGACGCACGGATGCATGTCGGGTTGCGTCATCCGTTGTTCCGGAATCTTCGTTGACCAAAAGGGCGATTATGTTTCCAAATGGCCCGAATACGAAACCGTATGGGCCTGGGGTCCCAACTGCGGGATTGATGATCTGGACGCCATCGCCCGTATCGACCGGGCCTGTGACGATATCGGTGTGGATACCATCGAAATGGGAAATTCGGTGGCCGTTGCCATGGAAGGGGGCTTAAAAAACTTCGGCGACGCAGCGGGTGCCGAAGAGCTCATCGCAGAGGTGGGCAAAGGAACCCCCCTGGGCCGCATATTAGGCGCAGGGGCCGGGGTCGTGGGAAAAACCTTCGGGGTCAGACGGGTTCCCGTTGTCAAGAACCAGGCCCTCCCGGCCTATGACCCGAGGGCGGTAAAGGGCGTCGGCGTAACCTTTGCCACCTCACCGATGGGGGCGGACCACACGGCAGGTTACGCCGTGGCAACCAATATCATGAATGTGGGGGGCCAACTGGATCCGCTCAAGAGCGAGGGCCAGGCGAAACTCTCCAAAGATCTCCAGATCGCCACGGCCTTCATCGACACTGCCGGGCTTTGCCTCTTCGTGGCCTTCCCGGTGCTGGACGTCCCTGATGCCTTCGCGGCGATTGTGGATATGGTGAACGCCAAGTATGGTCTAAGCCTCACAGGAGACGACATCGGCGCCCTTGGACAGAAGGTCCTGAAGACCGAGATCGACTTCAACCGGCGCGCCGGGTTCACTTCGGCCGATGACCGGCTCCCCGAGTTTTTCAAGACGGAAAAACTCTCGCCCCACAACGCCGTCTTTGATGTTTCTGACGAGGATCTCGATTCAGTGTTAAAATTTGATTCCCCCTGA
- a CDS encoding MoaD/ThiS family protein, protein MSLPIKVFLSSTVRQYIPGYDPSEGVLISLDRKTTIFELCKRMHIPQDKIKIIMVNGRNASFDYELEGGERVGLFPPVGGG, encoded by the coding sequence ATGTCTTTACCTATAAAGGTGTTTCTGAGTTCAACGGTGAGACAGTACATTCCCGGATATGATCCGTCTGAGGGAGTATTGATTTCCTTGGATCGGAAGACAACGATATTCGAACTCTGCAAGCGGATGCATATCCCCCAGGATAAGATCAAGATTATCATGGTGAATGGCAGGAATGCGTCTTTTGATTATGAACTGGAAGGGGGCGAGCGGGTCGGGCTCTTTCCCCCCGTAGGAGGGGGTTGA
- a CDS encoding MoaD/ThiS family protein: MGTTTKQQPVTIRIFGFLRSHMDGQGLPYTLERDVPQEGCTAYHIVTMLSLPPEEVEAVFRNGQVINIYDPVFPGDRLALCPYGTPGPYRVFLGMVRENRERARRESE, encoded by the coding sequence ATGGGTACAACCACAAAACAACAGCCTGTCACCATCCGCATATTCGGGTTTCTGCGGAGCCACATGGATGGGCAGGGATTGCCCTATACCCTGGAAAGAGATGTTCCCCAAGAGGGGTGTACCGCATACCATATCGTTACGATGCTGTCGCTTCCGCCTGAAGAGGTGGAAGCGGTATTTCGTAATGGACAGGTGATCAATATCTACGATCCCGTATTCCCCGGTGACCGGCTGGCATTGTGTCCGTACGGGACCCCTGGGCCTTATCGGGTTTTCCTGGGGATGGTGAGGGAAAACCGGGAACGGGCGCGGAGGGAATCAGAATAG
- a CDS encoding NAD(P)/FAD-dependent oxidoreductase: MRSQYDVIIIGAGVVGCMVARWLSRYTLRILLVEKTSDVCTGATAANSALVHAGYHAVPGTLKAEMNIKANPMWDRLSEDLQFGFVRSGAYIVAVGEDERPSLDMFLDRAQKNGTPAQIISGREMHKREPCITPEVTSALFVPAGGICDPWGATIAAAENAVMNGVELRLDTEFQEFLWSDEEVKHIVGIKTNRGRFHSRWVINAAGLFADEVMHKAGVRPEFTITPRRGEYFVLDRSRIQVQNVLFPVPTPISKGILVTPTLHGNTLIGPNAENVEDKIDVDVTPEGMDEIWDGGKKLVPSLDRRDIIAVFAGLRPAGNAPCQNPDVHYNHDFIIEIPEHVKGFVNLGGMDSPALTAAPAIAEKVVELLREAGEALAPKADWDSIRPARPVFRNLSHGEQAALVAEDPRYGRVICRCEYVTEGEIVAEIHAPIPATTYDALKRRTWLGTGRCLGAFDMPRVINILARELGKDPLEITKKGDGSELLFRRTKEVP, translated from the coding sequence ATGCGTTCACAGTATGACGTCATCATCATAGGCGCCGGGGTGGTGGGGTGTATGGTAGCCCGCTGGTTATCCCGGTACACGCTCAGGATTCTGCTTGTCGAGAAGACTTCAGACGTGTGTACCGGCGCCACGGCGGCCAACTCCGCCCTGGTTCATGCGGGCTACCACGCAGTCCCCGGTACGCTCAAGGCCGAGATGAACATCAAGGCGAATCCGATGTGGGACCGGCTTTCCGAAGACCTCCAGTTCGGGTTTGTACGCTCCGGCGCTTACATTGTGGCTGTGGGCGAAGACGAACGCCCGAGCCTGGACATGTTTCTGGACCGCGCCCAGAAGAACGGCACACCGGCGCAGATCATTTCCGGCAGGGAGATGCATAAGCGCGAGCCGTGCATCACTCCCGAGGTGACCAGTGCCCTCTTCGTGCCTGCCGGCGGCATCTGCGATCCTTGGGGCGCAACCATCGCAGCCGCAGAGAATGCGGTGATGAACGGCGTCGAACTCCGTCTTGACACGGAGTTCCAGGAGTTTCTATGGTCGGATGAGGAGGTCAAGCACATCGTCGGGATCAAAACCAACCGGGGTAGGTTCCATAGCCGGTGGGTGATCAACGCAGCCGGTCTTTTTGCCGACGAAGTGATGCATAAAGCAGGTGTACGGCCGGAATTCACGATCACGCCCCGCCGAGGAGAGTATTTTGTTTTGGATCGCAGCCGGATTCAGGTCCAAAACGTGCTGTTCCCGGTACCCACTCCCATCAGCAAAGGGATACTGGTCACCCCGACCCTTCACGGCAATACCCTTATCGGACCCAATGCGGAGAATGTCGAGGATAAGATTGACGTGGATGTGACGCCCGAGGGGATGGATGAGATCTGGGATGGGGGCAAGAAACTGGTCCCGAGTCTTGACCGGCGAGACATTATTGCGGTGTTCGCAGGGTTGCGGCCCGCAGGCAATGCACCGTGCCAAAACCCGGACGTGCACTACAATCACGACTTCATTATCGAAATCCCGGAGCACGTCAAGGGCTTCGTCAATCTGGGCGGCATGGATTCTCCCGCATTGACCGCGGCGCCCGCCATTGCCGAGAAGGTGGTAGAATTATTGCGGGAGGCGGGTGAGGCGTTGGCACCCAAGGCGGATTGGGATTCGATTCGCCCGGCACGCCCTGTTTTCCGGAACCTGTCTCACGGGGAGCAGGCTGCACTCGTCGCTGAAGACCCTCGATATGGACGGGTGATCTGTCGTTGTGAATATGTCACCGAGGGCGAAATCGTGGCCGAGATCCACGCGCCGATTCCTGCCACCACCTACGACGCCCTTAAACGGCGCACGTGGCTGGGTACGGGACGCTGCCTGGGCGCCTTTGACATGCCTCGCGTTATCAATATCCTGGCTCGCGAATTGGGAAAGGACCCCCTGGAGATAACAAAGAAAGGGGATGGCTCCGAACTCCTTTTCCGCAGGACCAAGGAGGTTCCGTGA
- a CDS encoding NAD(P)/FAD-dependent oxidoreductase translates to MAKPLKSHYDVVVIGAGPGGLAAAISAKKTGADDVLMIDRDPELGGILLQCIHNGFGVETFKEDLPGPSYAQRFINEAQSVGIEYLLDAMVLDVTPGRKIYVSGARGGFRELQARAIVIAMGCRERTRAQIRIPGPRPAGVYTAGLAQRWVNVEGYMPGERFVILGSGDIGMIMARRLTFEGAKVERVLEVMPYLTGLSRNYVQCLMDFDIPLQLRHTVKRIIGNDRVEAVEAVQVDERWQSVPGTEEIIPCDTLLLSVGLIPENELSQKAGVVLDPVTNGPFVDDGFATNIPGVFAAGNVVHVYDLVDWVTQAGLTAGRRAAMFAKGSCNKKAVMVPTAAGRNVRYVVPHKLDPETLTQDAITLQMRVTQPMEEAVQVRITDGDTLIAKKRERYARPGEMVSLTLRGQEYDAVRNAKKLVVSVAPV, encoded by the coding sequence ATGGCGAAGCCGCTGAAATCCCATTATGACGTCGTCGTCATCGGGGCCGGTCCCGGCGGGCTGGCCGCGGCCATCTCCGCCAAAAAAACCGGTGCGGACGACGTATTGATGATCGACCGCGATCCGGAATTGGGCGGCATCCTGTTGCAGTGCATCCACAACGGGTTCGGGGTGGAGACCTTCAAGGAAGATCTGCCCGGTCCCAGCTATGCCCAGCGCTTTATCAATGAGGCGCAATCGGTCGGCATCGAGTATCTGCTCGATGCCATGGTGCTGGATGTGACGCCGGGGCGCAAGATATATGTTTCGGGAGCCCGGGGGGGATTTAGAGAACTCCAGGCCAGGGCCATCGTTATCGCAATGGGATGCCGGGAGCGCACGCGCGCCCAGATTCGCATCCCCGGACCGCGCCCGGCCGGCGTCTATACCGCGGGGCTGGCGCAACGGTGGGTCAACGTTGAGGGATACATGCCCGGCGAGCGCTTTGTTATTCTGGGTTCGGGGGATATCGGCATGATCATGGCGCGGCGTCTGACGTTCGAGGGGGCCAAGGTCGAACGGGTCTTGGAGGTCATGCCCTATCTCACGGGGTTGAGCCGCAACTATGTCCAGTGCCTCATGGATTTCGATATTCCGCTGCAATTGCGACACACCGTCAAGCGCATTATCGGCAACGACCGTGTGGAGGCGGTTGAGGCGGTCCAGGTGGACGAGCGGTGGCAGTCTGTCCCCGGTACTGAGGAGATCATTCCCTGCGACACCCTGCTGCTTTCGGTGGGATTGATCCCGGAGAACGAACTCTCGCAAAAGGCCGGTGTGGTGCTGGATCCAGTCACCAACGGGCCGTTCGTGGATGACGGATTCGCCACCAATATCCCCGGGGTGTTTGCCGCCGGCAACGTGGTGCATGTCTATGACCTGGTGGATTGGGTCACCCAGGCCGGCCTTACCGCTGGGAGGCGCGCGGCCATGTTTGCCAAGGGGAGCTGTAACAAGAAGGCGGTCATGGTACCCACCGCTGCCGGTCGGAATGTGCGCTACGTAGTCCCCCACAAGCTCGATCCGGAGACGCTGACCCAGGACGCGATCACCCTTCAGATGCGAGTGACACAACCGATGGAAGAGGCGGTTCAGGTGCGGATAACCGACGGTGACACACTCATTGCGAAGAAGCGGGAGCGGTACGCGCGTCCCGGTGAAATGGTAAGCCTCACTCTGCGAGGACAGGAGTATGACGCGGTCCGAAATGCAAAAAAACTCGTCGTTAGCGTAGCTCCGGTTTAA
- a CDS encoding DUF1667 domain-containing protein yields the protein MPETENIICITCPMGCNLTVTREGATVLHVNGNACKRGLKFAEAELTDPRRMVATTVHVKGGIHPLVPVYTKEPFPKPRIFELLREIRQLNIEAPVTMDQVVLKNALGEGIDIIASRDMPAAAV from the coding sequence ATGCCAGAGACAGAGAATATCATCTGCATCACATGCCCCATGGGGTGCAATCTGACGGTGACGCGCGAGGGCGCGACTGTATTGCATGTGAACGGCAATGCATGCAAACGCGGGCTCAAATTCGCTGAGGCGGAATTAACCGATCCGAGGCGTATGGTGGCGACGACAGTACATGTCAAGGGGGGGATTCACCCCCTGGTGCCTGTTTACACCAAGGAACCCTTTCCCAAACCACGCATCTTCGAGCTGTTGCGCGAGATTCGTCAATTGAATATCGAGGCACCGGTAACCATGGACCAGGTGGTGCTGAAGAATGCCCTGGGAGAGGGCATCGACATTATCGCCAGCCGGGACATGCCCGCAGCAGCCGTTTAG
- a CDS encoding DeoR family transcriptional regulator, which yields MAPDKTVTTRTEEEEFKKDGKSRSVLLRQSKIVDLVRGQGFVSIDALAQTFMVTPQTIRRDINELSRKGLVHRHHGGAGLPSSVENVGYTTRKMFALAGKIQIARLLARHIPDEASLFLDIGTTTEEVAKALLNHDRLRVITNNLNVAVILSENERFEVIVTGGAVRGRDRGLTGEATIDFIRQFKFDFGIISVSGIDGDGTLLDFDYHEIRVGRAIIETSRKVFLVADHTKFGRQAMVRLCNIREVHALFTDQFPPPEMCEMLAAADVKLYVADESSPNDLKPVQGKSLKKKIIPSGKDVPPNS from the coding sequence ATGGCACCCGACAAGACCGTCACGACAAGAACAGAAGAAGAGGAATTTAAGAAAGACGGCAAGTCGAGGAGCGTCCTCCTCCGACAATCCAAAATCGTGGACCTTGTCCGAGGGCAGGGATTTGTTTCCATCGATGCCCTGGCCCAGACATTCATGGTCACCCCCCAGACCATTCGCAGGGACATTAATGAGCTCTCCAGAAAGGGCCTGGTACACCGGCACCATGGAGGGGCCGGGCTCCCTTCCAGCGTAGAAAACGTAGGATACACAACCCGCAAGATGTTTGCGCTGGCAGGAAAGATCCAGATCGCCCGCCTGCTGGCAAGGCATATCCCCGACGAGGCATCCCTCTTCCTCGACATCGGTACGACCACAGAGGAGGTGGCCAAAGCCCTCCTGAATCATGACCGGTTGAGGGTGATCACCAACAATCTGAATGTGGCGGTCATTTTGAGCGAAAACGAAAGGTTCGAAGTGATTGTCACGGGTGGGGCCGTGCGCGGCCGTGACAGGGGACTGACAGGGGAGGCGACCATTGATTTCATCCGGCAGTTCAAATTCGACTTCGGCATCATCAGCGTGAGCGGCATCGACGGAGACGGAACCTTGCTGGACTTCGATTATCATGAAATTCGAGTGGGACGGGCGATCATCGAAACCTCCCGAAAGGTTTTTCTGGTGGCCGATCACACCAAATTCGGCCGGCAGGCCATGGTGCGCCTCTGTAATATCCGTGAAGTGCACGCCCTGTTTACAGACCAGTTTCCCCCTCCCGAGATGTGTGAGATGTTAGCGGCCGCAGATGTCAAATTGTATGTGGCAGACGAATCCTCACCTAACGATTTGAAACCCGTCCAGGGGAAGTCTCTGAAAAAAAAGATCATTCCGTCCGGAAAAGATGTCCCACCCAACTCCTGA
- a CDS encoding ABC transporter ATP-binding protein, with the protein MSLRLESIGKKVGRETHIDAVSLEFEAGSRNVLLGRTLSGKTSLLRLMAGLDRPTCGRVLVNGQDVTGRSVRKRRIAMVYQQFINYPSLTVFNNIASPLKIAKVPNSEIDKRVRTTAEMLHLEGFLDRLPSELSGGQQQRVAIARALVKETDLLLLDEPLVNLDYKLREELRAELQDIFEARQAIVVYTTTEPTEALMLGGNVVVIDEGRVLQTGPTPEVYHHPATTKVAEVFSDPPINFLTGRVHGGVARMGQYIELPLNNHMKSLTDGDYVFGVRANHLFLSRTGKEDVEIPARVGLAEINGSETFIHATHDGFQLVVLERGVRPVRIGVEITIYVSPSSFFVYDPSGALVASPPREASKTD; encoded by the coding sequence ATGTCCTTGAGATTGGAATCCATAGGTAAGAAGGTGGGCCGCGAAACGCATATCGACGCGGTAAGCCTGGAGTTTGAGGCGGGATCTCGGAATGTCCTCCTTGGCCGCACGCTTTCCGGCAAGACCTCCCTTCTCCGCCTGATGGCCGGGCTGGACCGGCCTACATGCGGACGGGTTTTGGTAAACGGGCAAGACGTTACGGGCAGGTCTGTCCGAAAGCGCAGGATTGCCATGGTGTATCAGCAGTTCATTAATTATCCCTCTCTCACCGTCTTTAACAACATCGCATCGCCTCTGAAAATCGCCAAGGTCCCCAATTCAGAAATCGACAAACGAGTGCGCACTACAGCGGAAATGCTCCATCTGGAAGGGTTCCTGGATCGGCTACCCAGCGAGCTTTCAGGCGGACAGCAGCAGCGCGTGGCCATTGCCCGGGCCCTGGTCAAGGAGACGGATCTTCTCCTGCTGGATGAGCCCCTGGTGAATCTGGACTACAAGCTGCGCGAGGAGCTGCGGGCTGAGTTGCAGGATATTTTTGAAGCGCGTCAGGCCATTGTGGTTTACACAACAACGGAACCGACCGAGGCCCTGATGTTGGGCGGCAATGTCGTGGTTATTGACGAGGGCCGGGTCCTGCAGACCGGTCCGACTCCGGAAGTGTATCATCACCCCGCCACAACCAAAGTGGCCGAAGTCTTCAGCGATCCTCCGATCAATTTCCTCACCGGCAGGGTCCATGGGGGCGTTGCCCGGATGGGGCAATATATTGAATTGCCGCTCAATAACCATATGAAATCCCTGACTGACGGGGACTATGTATTCGGCGTCCGCGCCAATCACCTTTTTTTGTCCAGAACAGGCAAAGAAGATGTGGAAATTCCCGCAAGAGTGGGACTGGCGGAGATCAATGGGTCGGAAACTTTTATCCATGCGACTCACGATGGTTTCCAGTTGGTGGTTCTGGAAAGAGGCGTTCGGCCGGTCCGGATCGGCGTTGAAATAACCATATATGTCAGCCCATCCTCCTTTTTTGTATACGACCCATCAGGGGCACTGGTTGCGTCGCCCCCACGAGAGGCGTCAAAGACCGACTGA
- a CDS encoding ABC transporter ATP-binding protein has protein sequence MARIELSEVAHSYLARPGKDSDYALKRIHNVWEDGSACALLGPSGCGKTTLLNIVSGLLTPSRGRVLYDGRDVTKLPPEKRNIAQVFQFPVLYDTMSVYNNLAFPLRNRGIDESLVKERVLEIAEILELTSFLGKRAAGLAADAKQKISLGRGLVRSDVAAILFDEPLTVIDPQLKWHLRRKLKEIHEKLKLTFIYVTHDQVEALTFADQVAVMYEGEIVQIGTPQDLFENPEHRFVGYFIGSPGMNFLDCVIDGNVAHVDGADIPLAEETAAKGLEAKGKLELGIRPMYLEVHGEPGDNRVEASVRMVEDLGSYRIMTLRLAGRTLKANLSEDQHVPERRAWLSFPPQWTRLFADGWRVK, from the coding sequence ATGGCTCGCATCGAGTTGAGTGAAGTTGCGCACAGCTATCTTGCCAGACCCGGAAAGGATTCCGATTATGCGCTGAAGCGGATCCACAATGTATGGGAGGACGGGTCCGCATGCGCCTTGTTGGGTCCCTCGGGCTGCGGGAAAACGACCTTGCTCAACATTGTTTCCGGTCTGCTGACCCCCAGCAGGGGTCGGGTCCTTTACGATGGAAGGGACGTCACCAAATTGCCGCCTGAAAAACGGAACATCGCCCAGGTCTTTCAGTTCCCGGTGCTCTACGACACCATGTCGGTTTACAATAATCTGGCATTTCCCTTGCGCAATCGAGGGATCGATGAATCCCTGGTAAAGGAGCGGGTCCTGGAAATCGCTGAGATTCTTGAACTGACCTCTTTCCTGGGCAAGCGGGCCGCGGGACTGGCAGCCGATGCCAAGCAGAAAATCTCATTGGGTCGCGGGCTGGTCCGAAGCGACGTGGCGGCCATCCTCTTTGACGAGCCCCTGACCGTGATTGATCCACAGCTCAAGTGGCACCTGCGGCGCAAGCTCAAAGAGATCCACGAAAAGCTGAAGCTGACCTTCATCTATGTGACCCATGACCAGGTGGAGGCCCTGACCTTTGCCGATCAGGTGGCGGTAATGTACGAAGGTGAAATTGTGCAGATCGGAACGCCTCAAGACCTTTTTGAAAATCCCGAACATCGTTTTGTGGGCTATTTCATCGGGAGTCCGGGGATGAACTTCCTGGATTGCGTCATCGATGGAAATGTGGCCCACGTGGATGGGGCCGACATTCCCCTGGCTGAGGAAACCGCGGCAAAAGGACTTGAGGCCAAAGGAAAGCTGGAACTGGGGATTCGGCCCATGTACCTGGAGGTCCATGGCGAACCCGGTGACAACCGGGTGGAGGCCTCGGTCAGGATGGTTGAAGACCTGGGGAGCTACAGGATCATGACCCTCAGACTGGCGGGGAGGACATTAAAGGCCAATCTGTCTGAAGACCAGCATGTTCCCGAGAGACGGGCCTGGCTTTCTTTTCCGCCGCAATGGACCCGTTTGTTCGCCGACGGCTGGCGGGTTAAATAG
- a CDS encoding sugar ABC transporter permease, whose product MEKWPDNKAWLLVMPVFVIVAFSAIIPLMTVINYSVQDILAPGQSIFVGTEWYEEMLGDYRLHEALWRQFMFSGLVLLIEMPLGILIALAMPKKGWGVPACLVTIALPLLIPWNTIGTIWIIFTRPDIGLFGAGMNNLLGIPFDHTARPLDAWVTLMLMEVWHWTPLVALLAYAGLRAIPEAYYQAARIDGASAWSTFLYIQLPKMRGVLTIAFLLRFMDSFLIYAEPFVLTGGGPGNSTTFLSIYLVKIALLQFDLGPGGAFSLIYFVIVLLFSFIFYQALQRVGRGDKV is encoded by the coding sequence ATGGAAAAATGGCCCGATAACAAGGCCTGGTTGCTGGTGATGCCGGTTTTTGTCATTGTCGCGTTCAGTGCCATCATTCCCCTGATGACCGTGATCAACTATTCGGTCCAGGACATTCTCGCACCGGGACAGAGCATCTTCGTCGGAACCGAATGGTACGAAGAGATGTTGGGCGACTATCGCCTGCATGAAGCGCTTTGGCGTCAGTTCATGTTCTCCGGGCTCGTGCTGTTGATCGAAATGCCCCTGGGCATCCTCATCGCCCTGGCCATGCCCAAAAAGGGATGGGGGGTCCCCGCCTGTCTGGTGACCATTGCGCTGCCGCTGCTGATTCCATGGAATACCATCGGAACCATCTGGATCATCTTTACCCGGCCCGATATCGGGCTGTTCGGCGCGGGGATGAACAACCTTCTGGGCATTCCGTTCGACCACACGGCGAGGCCTTTGGACGCCTGGGTGACCCTGATGCTCATGGAGGTCTGGCATTGGACTCCCCTGGTGGCCCTGCTGGCCTATGCCGGACTACGCGCCATTCCCGAGGCCTATTATCAGGCCGCCCGGATCGACGGGGCATCGGCCTGGTCTACCTTTCTCTACATCCAGTTGCCCAAGATGCGCGGCGTACTCACCATCGCTTTTCTCCTGCGATTCATGGACAGTTTCTTGATTTATGCGGAACCGTTTGTGCTCACCGGAGGAGGCCCCGGCAATTCCACCACGTTCCTTTCCATCTATCTGGTCAAGATCGCCCTGCTGCAGTTCGATCTGGGGCCGGGCGGGGCCTTTTCCCTCATCTATTTCGTCATCGTTCTCCTGTTCAGTTTTATCTTTTACCAGGCCCTTCAGCGAGTCGGAAGAGGAGATAAAGTATGA
- a CDS encoding carbohydrate ABC transporter permease, with translation MKGKKKIVGLAIYFFLLLIPIYWMLNMSLRSNADILASFALYPKDITFMNYMKIFTDSSWYMGYVNSMIYVALNTVISLFVALPAAYAFSRYQFVGDKQMFFWLLTNRMAPAAVFALPFFQLYSTVGLMDTHIAVALAHCLFNVPLAVWILEGFMSGVPREIDETAFIDGYSFPRFFVTIFIPLIRAGVGVTAFFCFMFSWVELLLARTLTVTEAKPISAIMTRTISATGLDYGLLAAAGILTIVPGAMVIWFVRNHMAKGFALGRV, from the coding sequence ATGAAAGGAAAGAAAAAAATCGTCGGTCTTGCCATATACTTTTTCCTGTTGCTGATTCCCATCTACTGGATGCTCAACATGTCCCTCCGGTCCAACGCCGACATCCTTGCGTCTTTTGCGTTGTACCCCAAGGACATCACATTCATGAATTACATGAAGATATTTACGGATTCATCCTGGTACATGGGATACGTCAATTCCATGATCTACGTGGCACTGAATACTGTCATCTCTCTGTTCGTGGCCCTGCCCGCGGCCTACGCCTTTTCGCGGTACCAGTTTGTAGGCGACAAGCAGATGTTTTTCTGGCTGCTCACCAACCGGATGGCGCCCGCGGCTGTTTTCGCGCTCCCCTTTTTCCAGTTGTATTCCACGGTGGGCCTCATGGATACCCACATTGCAGTGGCCCTGGCCCATTGCCTGTTCAATGTGCCTTTGGCAGTATGGATATTGGAAGGTTTTATGTCCGGGGTCCCCCGTGAGATTGATGAAACCGCCTTTATCGACGGGTACAGCTTCCCTCGCTTCTTTGTCACCATATTTATTCCTCTGATCCGGGCCGGTGTGGGCGTCACGGCCTTTTTCTGTTTTATGTTCAGTTGGGTGGAACTGCTGCTGGCAAGGACCCTGACAGTCACTGAAGCCAAACCGATCTCCGCCATCATGACCCGAACCATCAGCGCCACGGGCCTTGATTATGGGCTGTTGGCCGCAGCCGGGATTCTGACCATTGTACCGGGCGCCATGGTGATCTGGTTTGTACGCAATCATATGGCCAAGGGTTTCGCCCTGGGCCGGGTATAA
- a CDS encoding DUF2160 domain-containing protein, which produces MKLTLEWMEWTVPTAIFITTIIGIVIAMTVWQTVSPSMERRGFLPIPTTPGDRFFIGVLTSVFIFFAWIGLTSFALWILLIVVVCWMVVVMVWG; this is translated from the coding sequence ATGAAGCTGACACTGGAATGGATGGAATGGACCGTACCCACCGCCATTTTCATCACCACTATTATTGGAATTGTGATTGCCATGACCGTGTGGCAGACCGTATCTCCCTCCATGGAACGCCGCGGTTTTCTGCCGATACCCACCACACCGGGGGATCGGTTCTTCATAGGGGTCTTAACCAGTGTTTTTATTTTTTTTGCATGGATTGGCTTGACCAGTTTTGCCCTTTGGATCTTGCTCATTGTTGTCGTGTGCTGGATGGTTGTGGTGATGGTATGGGGATAG